GAAAACAATTGCGGCAGCATTATCATTACCGACGACAACCGGCACCCCACCGGGATATTTACCCTGCGCGATCTGCGCACCATGATCGCCGAGGAAAAGGGGCCGCTGGATACACCGATTCAGCAGGTAATGACGCCAGACCCCTGCCGCCTCCCCGCACATGCGGACGCGTTCGAGGCTGCCATGCTGATGGCGGAACATCACTTTGCGCACCTGTGTGTCGTCGACGAGGACGACCGGTTGATTGGCGTTGTGTCGGAACGGGACCTGTTCGCTCTGCAACGGGTAGACCTGGTCAACCTCGCCCGCACCATCGGCACCGCCACGCACCTGCGCACTCTGGTCAGCCTTCGTTCGGATGTATCGCGCCTGGTTGACGCAATGCTTGCCCACGGTGCCGACTCAGGCCAGGTAGTGAAAATCATAACCACACTGAATGACGTGACTGTGCGGCGCGTGCTGGAACTGAACATCAGAAAGAACGACCCTGGCATCCCTTTTACCTGGCTGACGTTCGGTAGCGAAGGCCGTCAGGAACAAACTCTGTTGACCGACCAGGACAACGGCATCCTGTTCCGGACACCGGAAGGAATGACGGAAGACCAGGTTCGTGAAAAGCTCCTGCCGTTCGCCCAGACCGTCAACAAGGAACTGGCTGAATGCGGCTTCACCCTCTGCAAGGGCAACATCATGGCCAGCAACCCCAAACTCTGCCTGAGTGAACGTGAGTGGGATGACTGGTTTATCAGATTTATTGATGCATCCACCCCCCAAAACCTCGTCTATTCGTCCATATTTCTGGACATGAGAGCAGTTTTCGGACCCGCAGAGCCTCTTCATAAGCTGCTTGACAAGGTTCTCAGCCGCATCCGCAAGAATGCCCTCTTCCAGAAAATGCTCGCGGGCAATGCGTTTCAGCGAAAACCTCCGCTAACAATGTTCCGGAACTTTCGCTATGTCACCGATGGAAATAAACACTTATTGGACTTGAAACGCCAGGGTCTGGCGCCGTTTGTTGAGTCGATTCGTGTGTTCGCGCTCGCAAACGGCGTTGAGACAGCCAATACCCTGGAACGTATGGACGAGCTGGCCAAAAAAGGGGTCTTTGATTCAAAAGACGCCAATGCGTGGAAAGAAGGCTACAGCCTGATTCAGGCAATCAGGATGCGTGCTCACCAGGAGATGCTGAATCGGGGCGAAGAGCTGACCAACTACATAGACCCTGACGACCTGAACCCGCTCGACCGACGGATCCTGAGAGAATCCTTCCGGCAGGCACAGCGCCTGCAGCAGAAGCTGGAAGTCACCTACCAACTCTGAAGACCGGGCCAGAACTATGCTGGAGAGAATCAAGCAGTGGATAGAACAGCGACGGGGCGGCAAAGTTGGCAGCCATGATCCGGACAACCTCCCAAACCCCAAAGTCCCCGCGGATCAATTACTGACCGAGTGCCGGCTAATTGTTCTGGATCTTGAGACTACAGGCCTCAACCCCTCCAAAGACGAGGTCATCGCCATAGGCGCCGTTGCAATTTCGGGCGGCGTCATTCACCTGGACGACCAGTTTGACCTGATTCTCAGACGTCCGGACCTCGATATCCGTGAAACTGTGTTGATTCATGGAATCGGTCCCGAAGCGCTGACCCAGGGCCACGAAACCGAAGACGCCCTGCTTTACCTGCTTGAATGGATGAACGGAGATCCGGTACTGGCCTACCACTCAGCCTTTGATCAGAAGTTCCTGGAAAAAACACTGCGAAGCCAGCTCGGGTACACGTTGACCCATACCTGGATGGATGTCGCCGACTTGCTGCCCGCCGTCTTCCCGGACGCAAAAACCGGCGGAAAAGGACTCGATAACTGGGCCGATTACTTCGGGCTTGAGGTCAGTGCACGCCACCACGCCGCAGCAGACGCCCTGGCAACCGCAGAACTTACCCTGGTGGCACTGAATAAAGCCCGAAAAGAAGGGTTAAAAACTCTTCGGGAGTTTCACGACAAGCTTCATTACCACCGTCGCCTGCAAAACATGCATCGATTTTGACGGAAATCTAATCGGGTTCACAGAACGGCCAAAATGTGCGGCAAATTACTGAGAATTAGACTTTTTGCCAATATCTATAAATCGCTTGACAGGTAAAGTCGGACAGGACAACAAGTCGGAGAAGTACTATATGAATAATAATTTCTCTATCCGAAAAACCACATACAAAACCTACCCAACCTCAACAACAACAAGACAGGAGTGATCCTATGTCAGGTCATAGCTACGACGCTGAAAACTACTGGAAGGCGAACCTACGCCTGATAGTCGGGAGCCTGGTCGTCTGGGCCCTCGTTTCCTATGGTTTTGCCATTCTTCTTCGCCCGATGCTTGCCGGCATTCCAGTCGGGGGGACTGACCTGGGCTTCTGGTTTGCCCAGCAAGGCTCCATCCTTACGTTCATCGCTCTGATTTTCCACTACGCGTGGCGCATGAACAAGATCGACGAAAAATTCGGCGTGCACGAGGAGTAAGAACGAATGAGTCAATTTGCAATCAACCTCATCTTCGTAGGGGCGTCTTTCCTCCTCTACATCGGTATTGCTGTCTGGGCGAAAGCCGGTAGCACCAAAGACTTCTACGTTGCCGGCGGCGGCGTTCACCCGATCACCAACGGCATGGCGATCGGTGCGGACTGGATGTCAGCGGCATCCTTCATCTCCATGGCGGGCCTGATCGCCGCTGGTGGTTATGCCAACTCCACCTTCCTCATGGGCTGGACCGGCGGCTACGTGCTTCTGGCAATGCTACTGGCTCCCTACCTGCGGAAGTTCGGCAAATTTACCGTTCCCGAGTTCATCGGTGACCGTTTCTACAGCAAGAACGCCCGCCTGGTGGCCGTTGTCTGCCTGATCGTAGCGTCTATAACCTACGTTATCGGCCAGATGGCTGGCGCCGGCGTTGCCTTCTCACGCTTCCTTGAAGTCGACGCCACCATGGGTCTGATCATTGCTGCGGTCGTGGTCTTCATCTACTCCGTACTGGGCGGCATGAAAGGCATTACCTACACACAGGTCGCTCAGTATTGCGTTCTGATCGTTGCCTACACCATTCCTGCGGTGTTTATTTCCTTTCAGCTGACAGGCAACCCTGTTCCTGGCCTTGGTCTGTTCTCCACCCACGTGGATTCCGGCCTGCCGTTGCTCACCAAACTGAACCAGGTCATCACTGATCTGGGCTTTAACCAGTATACAGCAGACGTGGACAACAAACTGAACATGGTTCTGTTTACCCTGTCCCTGATGATCGGTACCGCCGGCCTGCCACACGTCATCATCCGTTTCTTCACCGTACCGAAGGTTGCTGATGCGCGCTGGTCAGCAGGCTGGGCTCTGGTTTTCATCGCCCTGCTGTACCTGACAGCACCTGCCGTTGCTTCCATGGCTCGACTGAACCTGATGACCACCATCTACCCGGACGGAACTGCTTCTGCGCCGATCCAGTACGATGAGCGTCCGAATTGGGTGAAAGAGTGGGAAGTGACCGGTCTGATTCAGTTCACCGACAAGAACGAAGACGGTCGCATCCAGCTGTATAATGACAGCGAAGCCTTCGCACCCGAGGCTGAAGCGCGGGGCTGGAAAGGCAATGAGCTGGTCGTTAACCGGGACATCCTGGTACTGGCTAACCCCGAAATCGCCAACCTTCCCGGCTGGGTCATCGGCCTGATCGCGGCAGGCGGTCTCGCAGCGGCACTGTCCACAGCGGCGGGTCTGTTGCTGGCTATCTCCTCTGCGGTGAGTCACGACTTGATCAAAGGCTCGATCAACCCGAACATTTCAGAGAAAGGCGAACTGTTGGCAGCCCGTATTTCGATGTCGGTAGCGATTATCGTAGCCACCTGGCTCGGGGCTAACCCTCCAGGCTTTGCGGCACAGGTCGTTGCGCTGGCATTTGGTATCGCCGCAGCCTCCCTGTTCCCGGCCCTGATGATGGGCATCTTCTCCAAGCGGGTTAACAACGTCGGTGCCATCGCCGGCATGCTGACCGGCCTGGCCTTTACCCTGGCATACATCTTCGTGTACAAGGGCTGGCTGTTCATCCCCGGCACCAACAACCTGGCAGACACCCCGGCAAACTGGGTACTGGGTATCTCCCCACTGTCCATCGGTGCGGTTGGTGCAATCGTCAACTTTGCGGTAGCCTTCGCTGTATCCAACGCAACTGAAGAACCGCCCGTTGAGATTCAGGAGCTGGTTGAAAGCGTCCGTTACCCACGCGGTTCCGGTCAGGCTCAAGACCACTAAGCAATAAACCGACCTGATTCATTAAGTTGACAGGTTGTACTGAACGGGCTTCCTCTATGAGGGAGCCCGTTCTTTTTTTGAGGAAACAGATCTATGTTCTGGACGTTTGTCGCCACCGTATTCTGCGGACTGGGAGCTGCCGGTATTGCTCTTGCAATCCGCACTGCAACCCGCCAAAAAGCCCCAAAGTGGATCATCCCTGTATTCGCGGGTGCTGGTATGCTCGGCTACCTGATTTATGGCGAGTACACCTGGTACGATCACAAACAATCCCAGCTGCCCGAAGAGGCAGTGGTTGTAGATACCGAGACAGATGGCATCCTGTGGCGTCCGTGGACCTTCGCCTTCCCTTACATAACCGCGTTCTCAACTGTCGATACAAAAAGCATCAGTCACGACACCGGAAATCCGGACGTGGTGCGGTTTACGCTGTATCGGTTTGAACAGAAACTGGCGGATGCGGTATCTCACCGGGTTCATATCCTGAATTGCCAAACCCGGGAGTTGGTACCCCTGGGCTCCGACGGCACTCCCCGAGTCGATAACATGAAGGTGCTCAACAGCAATGACACTCTGCTGAATGCAGTCTGCACAGACTGATTGGCACGTAGCGGACTGCCCGGAACAAACGGAAATGCGTTTATATGATTAGTGCCTGGCTGCTGGTTTTAATATCCATCACCTATATCTCGGTTCTGTTTGTCATCGCCTGGGCAGGTGACAGACATCCCGGGCTGTACAAGCGCAGGCTGGCGCGCACTCATATTTATGCGCTCTCTCTGGCGGTCTACTTTACTTCCTGGACGTTTTACGGCGCCGTTGGAAGGGCTACCCAGGAAGGGCTGGGGTTTCTGCCCATTTATCTGGGGCCCCTGCTGGTCTTCATCTTTGGCGCCCCCCTGCTCCGCCGCATCATTTACATCAGTAAGCGAAACAACAGCACCTCCATTGCGGACTTTATTGCCTCCCGCTATGGAAAATCCCAGCTGTTGGCAGCCATGATTTCAACGTTTGCCCTTATCGGTAGCGTCCCTTATATCGCCCTTCAACTGAAGGCGATCTCAATGGGCTTTAATGTCCTTTCCGAATCCGGTTCCGGCTATGAGGAACTCAGCACAGCAGCGTGGAACGATTCCGCCTGGTATATCACCCTGGCCCTGGCTGTCTTCACTGTCCTGTTCGGGACCCGTCACCTGGAGTCTACGGAGCATCACCGGGGCATGATCCAGGCCGTTGCCTTCGAATCACTGATCAAACTCGTTGCCTTCGTCGCAGTCGGGCTGTTCGTCGGATATGGGCTTTATGGTGGCTTTGGTGACTTGCTCGACCGGACCCGGGAAGCAGATCTGATTGGCACCCTTACCACCGATGGCCTCCAGGCCCCGGCATTCATTACCCAGACCCTGGTGGCGATGCTCGCCATCATCTGCCTGCCAAGGCAGTTCCATGTGATGG
This Marinobacter salinus DNA region includes the following protein-coding sequences:
- a CDS encoding putative nucleotidyltransferase substrate binding domain-containing protein codes for the protein MAANQDTTRPQNTRAIMAFLREHAPFSSMDDTHLAHFAEHATLRFFADGDEVLSPEDGIIKRFYVVKQGRIRGERHNEKEDKAETTFEISLGECFPLAALIGERPTRTLHRAAGDTFCLSIEQDAFITLFSESEPFRDFCLRGVSSLLDQVNQRIQSNAMASMGSSNSLDTPLERYALRNPIVCSPDLPVRKAVARMHENNCGSIIITDDNRHPTGIFTLRDLRTMIAEEKGPLDTPIQQVMTPDPCRLPAHADAFEAAMLMAEHHFAHLCVVDEDDRLIGVVSERDLFALQRVDLVNLARTIGTATHLRTLVSLRSDVSRLVDAMLAHGADSGQVVKIITTLNDVTVRRVLELNIRKNDPGIPFTWLTFGSEGRQEQTLLTDQDNGILFRTPEGMTEDQVREKLLPFAQTVNKELAECGFTLCKGNIMASNPKLCLSEREWDDWFIRFIDASTPQNLVYSSIFLDMRAVFGPAEPLHKLLDKVLSRIRKNALFQKMLAGNAFQRKPPLTMFRNFRYVTDGNKHLLDLKRQGLAPFVESIRVFALANGVETANTLERMDELAKKGVFDSKDANAWKEGYSLIQAIRMRAHQEMLNRGEELTNYIDPDDLNPLDRRILRESFRQAQRLQQKLEVTYQL
- a CDS encoding PolC-type DNA polymerase III encodes the protein MLERIKQWIEQRRGGKVGSHDPDNLPNPKVPADQLLTECRLIVLDLETTGLNPSKDEVIAIGAVAISGGVIHLDDQFDLILRRPDLDIRETVLIHGIGPEALTQGHETEDALLYLLEWMNGDPVLAYHSAFDQKFLEKTLRSQLGYTLTHTWMDVADLLPAVFPDAKTGGKGLDNWADYFGLEVSARHHAAADALATAELTLVALNKARKEGLKTLREFHDKLHYHRRLQNMHRF
- a CDS encoding DUF4212 domain-containing protein — translated: MSGHSYDAENYWKANLRLIVGSLVVWALVSYGFAILLRPMLAGIPVGGTDLGFWFAQQGSILTFIALIFHYAWRMNKIDEKFGVHEE
- a CDS encoding sodium:solute symporter family protein is translated as MSQFAINLIFVGASFLLYIGIAVWAKAGSTKDFYVAGGGVHPITNGMAIGADWMSAASFISMAGLIAAGGYANSTFLMGWTGGYVLLAMLLAPYLRKFGKFTVPEFIGDRFYSKNARLVAVVCLIVASITYVIGQMAGAGVAFSRFLEVDATMGLIIAAVVVFIYSVLGGMKGITYTQVAQYCVLIVAYTIPAVFISFQLTGNPVPGLGLFSTHVDSGLPLLTKLNQVITDLGFNQYTADVDNKLNMVLFTLSLMIGTAGLPHVIIRFFTVPKVADARWSAGWALVFIALLYLTAPAVASMARLNLMTTIYPDGTASAPIQYDERPNWVKEWEVTGLIQFTDKNEDGRIQLYNDSEAFAPEAEARGWKGNELVVNRDILVLANPEIANLPGWVIGLIAAGGLAAALSTAAGLLLAISSAVSHDLIKGSINPNISEKGELLAARISMSVAIIVATWLGANPPGFAAQVVALAFGIAAASLFPALMMGIFSKRVNNVGAIAGMLTGLAFTLAYIFVYKGWLFIPGTNNLADTPANWVLGISPLSIGAVGAIVNFAVAFAVSNATEEPPVEIQELVESVRYPRGSGQAQDH